CAATTAGAGCAAAGCATCAAGTCcgaagttcattttttttttctctctctctctctctctctctctctttttcctagCTATCACGAGGATGCAATGACAATTAATCATGTTAACGAATGATCTTTGAACAATTTGCATTTATACATTACATTTGTTGAGTATCGGCTAGCTATATTTTGACCAAAGTAAACTCATGTTCATGTCCATATAAAGGCAGTAGATGCGAACTATCTTGACTTTAGGCTCTTTTTAAGTTCGTGGCTAGGTTTTTTGCCAAAGAGATAGAGAAACtgtctaggaaaataaaagatagaGGCAAATTCGTCACTTCCGTAAAATTTCAATGTGAACCAGAGAGCTATCAAGGAGAAGGCTTCCATGTTGATACTTTGGAAACATAGGAGTTGGAGTCGTCTGTGGGTGAATGgcggagaaagaaaaaaagtgtagGGTTTTATATTttggataaaagaaatcctattCGACTTTATTTCACATTTCCCTTCAGATTTTTTTATCTGGGTTATACCCTCtctatatccgactttatcctatcctagaCAGCTACCAAATATGgaataagataaaatatatCTTATCCTAACTTTTAACTGGTCGATCAAACACAGCCTAAGAGTCTCTATATAGGGGTAATTcggttttcttcttccattatCTTGATTTGTGGGCTTGACTCTTTCCATCCTTGTGGGCTTATCCTATATAATAGGCCTTGCTCGTAATGAGCTTACTAAAATTAAGCTCAAAGCCTAATATTAATTCTAGCTCTCATGGGCTAAATTCATTTCAATTAAAGTTCAGAATTCCTCCATTTACTATGTAAATTTCAGCGAGCGTATTTGTGCAATGGGCTTGCTGCGGTCTCCATGAGCTTAGTCCAGATAACTCAATTTAAGTTCAAAACCTCTAAGTAAGTCCATCCATCGCCGGTCAAATTAAATGTAGCTTTATGAGTTTATCTATATGCTATAAAAGGCTCTTAAACTATATgtaattagattattttttgtttaggggcCGAGGTCAATCCTTAATTTTCatgcaataaatgaataaatgggATGTCGAAATTTAGGGGTCAATGCTCAGACACTTAAATTATTTACCTACTTACAGTCAATGAGGAGTTTTAGGCTCAAGACGTACTTTTAACACTGAGAGTGACTTTTTCATCTGATCTAACAAATTAAATGGACAAAGGGGAAGATTGATATAGAGGCCATACTCAAAGCATCGCATAAGTCCTCGATAACCTACCCAAGTAATACCTTACATATCctatttgtaattttcaatgCGGTACTACGTTTAAACTAATGTTGTTTTCGAAGCATACTTTGCACAGGCAACAGGTCAAGCATAGTTTGCAGCACACCGTGAGTTTTAACATAATTGCAGATTTTATTGTGTAACCATATATATACAACTCTTTTAtcacggaaaaaaaaataagagtgTAATTCCCTTACCAAATAATAGTCCATATTTCACACAACATTGTTACACAAACTAGCACATCGGcatgcttatttatttatttattttatttttgggtaaaGATCAGCATGCTTATTGACTTTCATttaacacaaaaaataaatcatgaaaGTTGACATGATCAAGCATGCTCCATAAGGAAACTGTCGACTAATAAATTATCCATATATCAGTATTCTCTTCAACTTATTTGTAGAAACACGGTTCACTATCTAAGTGGGACACAGTAGAGAGGCGCTACAGCTGAGCATTTCGCCATTCGTAGAGGAGAGTCATTGGTATGCATGCTCAGGAAGTCTTGCAGTCACAAGGACTTTAAGTGGGGTGGCTTTGAGATTCGTCATTCGATTGCCTCGGCCCTGTCAACCTGTGCATCTGCCAATGTTGTAATGTCGAACCCATGCAGAAGAGCAGCAAGTGATAGCAAAATTAGTTGCATGGCTAAATTGATTCCGGGGCACATTCTCCGACCACTCCCGAATGGTAGCAGCTCGGAATTCTGACCTCGGACATCGAAATTTCTGTGGGTGGTCAAGAATCTCTCTGGCCGGAATTCTAGAGGGTCCGACCATATGTGCTGGTCACGATGGATCTTTGAAAAGTTAAAGAGGAGACGAGTGCCCTTTGGGATGTGGTAACCATCCACGGTGCAGTCTTCCATGGACTCATGCGGGACGCCGAGTGGGGCTGCGGGGTATAAACGCATGGTTTCCTTGATGATGGCTTGGATGTAGACCAAATTCATGAGGTCCGATTCATTTACTAGCCTTTCTCTACCGATTTGAGTGTCCAGTTCACGTTGGGCCTTCTTTAGAACTTCACGATGGTTGAGCAACAAAGACAAGGTCCATGTCAGAGAGACTGAGGTAGTGTCTGAGCCAGCTAAGACAAGTGCCTACAAAGTAACGGATCGTCGACAACTAGAACGCGAATCTTGATGCCTTGCTTaccaaaaactcaaataaatagGTGAAGGGAGATTGCATATATATAAACtatatataaatttcattatTAAGCAATGTGGGATATTTCAACGCATTTTCTCATATGTAAGTCAAATTATGAATAACACGTGGAATTTGATTAACATGGGTGGACACAAACACAAAAGGGGCAGAACCTTTTTTTGGGTACATTAATAGGTGGAGAGAGACCACATGTCTATAAAAAGTATATAAACACCATTATCAATTGATGTAAGATATTTCAACATGAACTGTGGATTGGCACTTGTGGATAATCTTTTTAATGTATATGCTAGTGGCCTTCACCAATCACAGAGAATAAAATTATATCACATTTATAGGGAAATGACATTATCCCTTTagtatttaattttaaaagatcAGTGATACATTATGCTATCATTTGAAATACGTAGGAGATACTAACTGATCATACACACTAGGCAATGCTTCTTGGTTCATAGTATACCTTAATTTTGATGaacttttttctccttttcatgcaactgcaatttttattaaaggaaaatgtttagACCCCATAGTGTTTGTTATATGCCGCCCTTAATTAGTTGAATCGCATGATATGATTTGTTCCGAGTGCAAGGAAAGAAACTAGCTATTCTATTAACACTGGCATTATTGTCCTGTTTTTCTGTCTTACCTGACCTTAAGGGATTGTCATATTGGagttgaatttcttcttttctactttGTTTTGGGTTACATAAAagtctcttcttttcttgaatcCAGTGCCATTATTGCATGATCTGATCCTGACGCATGTTATGCTAGATCATATTCAGGCAGGCGAGGAAAAGACCAAGTGTGCTTCCACGgcaatttttgttattataCACGAATATTACAAAATAAACGTGAAGTGAGATTGTTCTTATCTAAATTGAGTTGTCATGTGTCTTCTCGTCGGTTCACGAGAAATTATTCAACAATCTAAATAAGTAGTGATAACCTTTTGCATGATGAATATGTGGGACCTAAGATTGTTTCGGCCATATTTTCTTTACATTCGGAggttttatcatgaaaatccttTAATATACATCTAAGATGAACAAGATGATAGATGTATaatgaattaaatttttttatgatttctttgtttttatctgATAAAAGTCAAATCGAATGTGAAATACATAGATATAGTACACTGCAGCGTGTTGTATTTGTACTGTATTTTAACGTGTCAATTATTAGCAGATACATAAAAGATCAGTTTTTCAGACAGCTGCATTAAAATAAAGGCGGAGTACATAAAAGGTTTTTTTCGTCtaaaaaaacttgaaagtgGGAGTTAGTGCAGGTAAAATGCTATTTTCCCTCACGTGTTGTTATAAAATGTCAGCCGACCAATTCTAATGCATTAAGATACGCACCCTAATTCAAACAAAAACTAACGACCTGCTAGCTAATTAAAGGTTCTATTTTTGCTGCAAAAGCTTTGTGATTTCTTTGATAAACAAGCCATGTTTACCAGGATTGATTTGGTAGttggttaatttttcttaactaTCGAAATAAACCATGGTAGATAATTTCTGTAACTAAAAGGTTGTATGGATTATGCTGTAACGTATAAAAGTATTAATTAAGATATTTAACATCCCTTCAAACTGAATGCGATTGTGGTATACTTAAAACcaacttaaaatttcaaaatttacccaaaaagtTACATAATAAGAAACCAAATCTTCAAATTGAGAGTTTTAGAACCAAAATACATTTTGGTAAGGATTTCAAGAGGTGCTTATTTGGAAGCgactttatttctatttcttgtcaaaaatccaaaatatgatatatatatataaatttgtatGTCAACTAATATTGCGatattttttggtgttaaaGGGGTTAAAATTTGCAAGTGATGTAATCTGTGTAAAGTTTCTAGTACTGTATCCAAACACGCCCTTAATTGGTTATAGCGTCTGTGAAAAATGTTCTGATGCATGTCATGTGATTGTTTAAAGGGGAACAAATTGGTCCTTCCAAACTAGGAAAAAGCTTTAGAGGACACATGGCATGTCATACTCCGGGACTATCTATACAAAACAAATCGTAGACAGACGTATATACATGCTATGTACACAAAATCTATATGTGAATGTCGGAAATCAAATCTACCATGTCAAAtgctttttttaatgaaacTCTGGTACTAATTATGCTAGATAAACTTAAAATGCATGTTGCTTTAATGAAAGTATCGGCATCGTAGCCTGGAAGCTCTTCGGCAGCATCTACAGTAGAGAGCATCACATCCATGAAATCCTGGTCACTGTCCTTGTTATCACCACGCCTTTTGTTAGTGCTTCTTCTGCTTTTGTGCTCATTTAGCCATCCTTGAACCACACGGTCTAGCTCTTGGGTTGTCTTCTTCATTATCCTCTCGTATCCATCCAAATCCAGCCACCTTAAAATCGGGAATGCGTCGGACACTATGAATTTCCCTGTCAAATCAAAGTAGCTCCTCAAAGCCTCTCGACCCTTCTCGTCTTGTTTGTCCTCATATCGTTTCCCAACTATCATCCTGAACACCACATTTAGAGTAATGTCACCAAACCATCGCTTCATGTCCACCAACACCTTCTTTGGTGCACCACTATAGCTTTCCATACATCGCTTGTATAAGTGGGTCATCGATGCTTGTACCTCTGAGTCTCGGACGTGCTTGAGCAATTCCAGCCGGTGACTGGAGAGGAGATCAAGCATGGCAACCTTGCGCACGTAGCGCCAATAAGGGCCGTAGGGAGCGAGGCCAAACGTGGCATAGTTGTAGGCCATGACTTCGGAGCTGACCAACTTTGGTCGACTTGCAAAGGTTCtatcatttgaagaaaaatcaatacaGAAGGGAGTAGTCGAAGCTGAATAAGAAGAGAGCTTGCTATCgagctcatcttcttctttctttcatggTCTTTTCATCTTGAGAGCTCGATTTTCAATCGTTCTGTTTTTTTAcatgctgttttttttttcttgtaacaaCAGAGGAAAAACTTCTAGATCTAAACCAACCACTCCTTGAATGACAGCTTAGCACACACACAtaacagaaaaacagaaaaatagagcTCATGCATATGTGTACAAGAAAGAACTCCGCTGAAGCAAACGGCGTAGGTATACACCCTTCTAATTTGACTGACTGCTCCTTCTTCACACCAATCCTCTATTTCCTCTATTCCAGTTGACTTTCGTTGTTGAGTTTCTTCTTGCTGCTTCCTTCTAAGCATTTGTAGCGCTGCATTCTCAACATCCCCCCGCAAACTGGGTGTGTGTTTGAACCCTAGACCTAGTTTGGTGCGTATGATGCAATGGTCTTGTCTGGATAGTGCTTTAGTACAAATATTAGCAATTTGGTAGTTTTTCGGAACATATCGTACACTTAGAGAACCAAGAGATACTTTCTCGCGAACAAAATGTAAATCAATTTCGATATGTTTTGTCCTGGCATGTAGTATAGGATTAGTCGTAAGAGAGATTGCTAATTGGTTATCACAAAAGATTACCGTTGGTGAAGCTAATGAGATGCCAATGTCCTGAAGAATAAAACTTATCCATGTGAGCTCAGCAGTATAGTATAAGCCAGTGCTCTATACTCTGCTTCTGTGGATGATCGAGATACTGTAGGTTGTTTCTTTGCTGACATGGAGAGTATGTTGGACCCAAGATAAGTACATAATCCAGTTGTAGAACATCTTGTTTCAACACAACCAGCCCAATTAGCATCCAAAAACCCATAAAGCTTTAAGGAATGCAGCGCTGCAAATGCTTAGAAGGAAGCAGCAGGAAGAAACTTAGCAACGAAAGTAAACTGGaacagaggaaacagaggaTTGACTTGAAGAAGGAGCAATCAGTCAAATTAGAAGGGTGTAAAACTACGCCGTTTGCTTTAGTAGAGTTCTTTCTTGTACACATATGCATGAGCTCTATTTTTCTGTTATGTGTGTGTGCTGAGCTGTTATTCAAGGAGTGGTTTATAAGCCTGAACCTCTTGTTCGTGATTTGAATCACAGGCTCTATAACTTTGATTTCTTCCATAACCACGACCTCGAATACTATAACTTCGACCATCCCTGCCATAACTAAATCCACCTCTATTTCCATAAAACCTGTTGTTTCCTCTCTGTCCTACGAAAGTAAGACTTGATTGAACTATCTCACTATCCACATTCTGATTCCCTTCAACATTCCTATGCCCATAATAGGTGAAGTTTGGATTATATTGGTTTGAGGAGTAATTTTGCAACGTTGTTTCAAATATCTTTAGTTGTGAAATAACTTCATCATAATCCGGTTGAGGTTTCAAACAATACAACATTGTTCGAAAATTCTCATACTCTGATCCTAACCCTTCCAAGACTCCAAACACCTTTGTTATCTTATCCAAAGGCTTACTTATTGCATTCAATTGGTCGCAAATCAGTTTATACTCTCTCAAGTATTTAGATAATGACCTACTTCGTTTTTGACATGCTTGGAGTTTCCCTCTTAGCTCAAATTCTCTAGCTACAGACTTCTGTGTAAATCGGTTTAACATAGTTTGCAATACCTCATAAGATGTTTCCAATCCGATAATTAGCCCTAGGATATTCTCAGATACTGCTCCACTGATCCACGAGGAAATTAGCTGATTGGTTCTAATCCAATCTACATAATCAGGGTTTGGTTCTTCAACTGCCTTACCGTCGACATCTACTCGTATCTTCTGTGGTGGTGGAGAAATCTCACCATTGACAAACCTAAACAACTCCCGACTCCAGAGAAATCTGTGAAACTGAGcttgccaaagaagaaaattatcttCAGTGAGCTTAATTGTgacaaaattgctcaagtttACGTGAATAGGAAAAGGAAATTTGGGAGCTCTTGCAGCCATGAATCGGTGCATATCTCGAGCACTTAGAGAAACACGGCCGGCAGAAGTTGCTAGGCAGATACATGGCCGAGATCAAAGACCCCGGGACAAAGAAGCTCGTGTGGCTTGGCACTTTCGGCTTGCCAGAGGAAGCGGCGCGTGCTTTCGATGCGAAGGTTGTGGTGTTTCCCGTTGAGTTTCCCTTCGGCTGCTTGTCGTGATCAACGAGCTCTCAGAgaatggctctgataccatgaagaaaaatcaatacaGAAGGGAGTAGTCAAAGCTGAATGAGAAGAGAGCTTGCTGTCgagctcatcttcttctttctttcatggTCTTTTCATCTTGAGATCTCGATTTTCAGTCGTTCTATTTTTTTTCgtgctttattattattattattattattattattattattattattattattattattattattataacaaCAGAGGAAAAACTTCTAGATCTAAACCAACCACTCCTTGAATGACAGCTTAGTGCACACACATAACAGAAAAATAGAGCTCATGCATATGTGTACAAAAGAACTCTACTGAAGCAAACGGCGTAGTTTTACACTCTTCTAATTTGACTGACTGCTATTTCTTCACGCTAATCCTTTGTTTACTTTGTTTCAGTTGACTTTTGTTGCTGAGTTTCTTCCTGCTGCTTTCTTCTAAGCATTTGTAGCGTTGCATTCTCAACATCATTCATGGTAAGGCACTGCTTGGCTATTTGCCAATTGCTAACTATCAATGCTCGATGAACGCCTGTCTTGATGGTGAAGATCGGTCCGTACTTGTCAGCCATGCTTGCTAGGATTATATGGGGGCGGCACTGGGCCTCCTAAGAGATGGAGATGGCCGATCAAACGCCATGCGCCGCCAGCTTCTGGCAAGGAGGCTTTTTTGTGGCCGTCGACACTTTTGTCATATTTTGTTCTAATTAATAGCAAACGGAAAGAGTAGATAATGGTTGCGAAGGCAAAGATGCCAAGAAGGGCTGTGGTTGGAAACGAGAAAGAGGACTCCATGTTTGTGAATGAAGGGTTTTGGAGATACATGTAGGATTCGAGGCTTAGGAATTTGAGTCTTTCATTGATAGACGGAAGCTACTCTGTTGATCTGTACCGAATAAGGCTCCACCAGTATATTAGCAAGCAAGCAAGGCCCAAAAGATAAATACGGGTGTGACTGCAGATTCGTCGTTGCCCAGGGCCGCAGTAATACATCTGGACTTGGTAAATCATAGATGTAAGCACATAGGTAATAATGAAGAAATTCGAGATATCTGGATGTTTCCATGAGCCTCTGAAATTCCAAGTCCCCACTAATTGTTTCGAGATATTCATATTTTACGGTGCATCTTGCTTTTCTAGATTTTACTAGGCAGTATCATCTAGTGCTCCACATAGTGATAAGGACCGTTGAATGCGCGAGCTAGAAAATCAAGACGGATGATTTtggtttttatcatttttttacaTGTTCCAAGTTCATACATATATTGTGTATGTTGCGGAAAAATGCCAATCAAATATGTACCAATCTAAGAATAAGTAgtaaagaatgaaagaaaattgaaatcacACGAGACGCaagatttatataaaaaatccaaaactaaaaaaatcacgGGGAGATGGAGAGGGGTTTTGCTATCTTTAACAGACACTACTAGAGTACAATAAATCACTTGGTGAGCCATGAGATGTAAATATCCAACAAGAAGAtagggaaaaacaaaacatgaaataaTATAAAGGGTAGGATTAGAGATGTGTTattaaatacattttttttttgtatctctCTTCAAAAATCTCTTATATAAAAGTGAATGATCTAAAATACTCTTATGTtttaatttgaaagtcaaaactcaatggtctatttaattcttttttttccaataattgTACTACTTATTGAGATTCGtctataaaatttttattataaaagatTTGGAAATCTGTTGATTGAGTACTGGATATCCATTTTGTCCGCACATCTAATATATCTTGTGTTGCTCCTTCCAGCAAGCAAGTTGAGAAAATAGGGGTCTTCTCTTTAGAAAAGATACTTTATGTGACGTGATAtaacaaatcaatcaaaattaaaagaatgacaCATTGAGCTGACTACGATGAGATTTTATAGCACTTAGACAAAGGTGATTAGGGCTGGCACTCCCTTTAATCGAGGCCCACAGACAATGAAGACAGGAAGGGAAACCCTCCTGGGCCAAGTCTGGCAGGGAGATAACCGTAAAATCCAGGAAGGAAAACCTGTAGAAAACCCTCTCGGGCAAAGTCCTGGCCCGAGACTGTAAACGTAAGAACCAGGCACGTAGGGCTAGCACTCCCTTTAATCGAGGCCCACAGACAATGAAGACAAGAGGGAAGACCCTCCTGGGCCGAGTCTGGCAGGGAGATAACTGTAAAATCCAGGAAGGAAAACCTGTTGAAAACCCTCTCGAGCAAAGTCCTGGCCCGAGACTGTAGACATAAGAACCAGGCACGAGGGCTGGCACTCCCTTTAATCGAGGCCCACAGACAATGAAGACAGGAGGAGAAACCCTCTGGGCCGAGTCTGGCAGGGAGATAACTGTAAAATCCAGGAAGGAAAACTTGTAGAAAACCCTCTC
The window above is part of the Eucalyptus grandis isolate ANBG69807.140 chromosome 6, ASM1654582v1, whole genome shotgun sequence genome. Proteins encoded here:
- the LOC104451881 gene encoding LOW QUALITY PROTEIN: cytochrome P450 CYP82D47 (The sequence of the model RefSeq protein was modified relative to this genomic sequence to represent the inferred CDS: deleted 2 bases in 2 codons) translates to MESSFSFPTTALLGIFAFATIIYSFRLLLIRTKYDKSVDGHKKASLPEAGGAWRLIGHLHLLGGPVRPHIILASMADKYGPIFTIKTGVHRALIVSNWQIAKQCLTMNDKTFASRPKLVSSEVMAYNYATFGLAPYGPYWRYVRKVAMLDLLSSHRLELLKHVRDSEVQASMTHLYKRCMESYSGAPKKVLVDMKRWFGDITLNVVFRMIVGKRYEDKQDEKGREALRSYFDLTGKFIVSDAFPILRWLDLDGYERIMKKTTQELDRVVQGWLNEHKSRRSTNKRRGDNKDSDQDFMDVMLSTVDAAEELPGYDADTFIKATCLALILAGSHMTAVSLTWVLSLLLNHREVLKKAQHELDTQIGREKPVKESDLKNLAYIQAILKETLRLYPPAPLGLPHESMEDCTVDGYHVPKGTRLLFNLWKIYRDPQVWLDPLEFRPERFLTTHKDFDIRGQNFELIPFGSGRRMCPGINFAMQMMSLSLAALLHGFDITTPADEPVDMAEAIRMTNLKATPLEVFATPRVPEHVYQ